The Sesamum indicum cultivar Zhongzhi No. 13 linkage group LG6, S_indicum_v1.0, whole genome shotgun sequence genome has a segment encoding these proteins:
- the LOC105164153 gene encoding SPX domain-containing membrane protein At4g22990 isoform X2 has protein sequence MVAFGKKLKERQIQEWQGYYINYKLMKKRVKQYASQIEAGALDRRHVLKDFSRMLDIQIEKIVLFLLEQQGLFARRIAQLNEQQEALQEEPDISKISELREAYRAVGRDLLKLLFFVEMNGIGLRKILKKFDKRFGYKFTDYYVKTRANHPYSQLQQVFKHVGLGAVVGAISRNLADLQDRQGSYLSIYDEPALPLQDPVVDSLKAAVDRVTYSTNFLDFLGQHALIMHEELPSPVEEHVDDQRYHFMSLLLNLANTFLYMVNTYIIVPTADDYSMSLGAAATVCGIVIGAMAVAQIFSSVYFSAWSNKSYFRPLVFSSIVLFIGNAMYAMAYDLNSISILLLGRVFCGLGSARAVNRRYISDCVPLKIRMQASAGFVSASALGMACGPALAGLLQTNFKIFNITFNQDTLPGWVMTVAWLIYLVWLWISFREPAHETEVNHAPPTQSNAENDKLEKGLVQPLLTSKEHEQGDDDQECDASEEAPEESRLAANSLGSAYRLLTPSVKVQLLIYFMLKYAMEILLSESSVITTYYFGWTTSTVSIFLACLGLTVLPINIVVGSYISNMYEDRQILLASEIVVLLGILFSFHFIVPYSVPQYVCSGLVMFVAAEVLEGVNLSLLSRVMSSRLSRGTYNGGLLSTEAGTLARVIADATITLAGYLGQSRLLNITLIPSLVICIASIVATCCTYNSLY, from the exons ATGGTTGCTTTTGGGAAAAAGTTGAAGGAAAGACAAATCCAAGAATGGCAGGG ATACTACATCAACTACAAATTAATGAAGAAAAGGGTGAAGCAATACGCTAGTCAAATTGAAGCTGGAGCACTGGATCGTCGCCATGTTCTCAAGGATTTCTCGAGAATGCTTGATATTCAG ATAGAAAAAATTGTTCTCTTTCTGTTGGAACAACAAGGACTATTCGCAAGAAGGATTGCGCAGCTGAATGAGCAACAAGAGGCTCTTCAGGAAGAGCCTGACATATCCAAAATATCTGAGCTCCGAGAAGCTTATAGGGCAGTTGGGCGGGACCTTCTAaagcttttgttttttgttgaaatgaaTGGCATTGGTCTGCGAAAGATCCTTAAGAAGTTTGATAAGCGGTTTGGCTACAAATTCACTGATTACTATGTCAAAACTCGTGCAAATCATCCTTATTCCCAGCTTCAGCAAGTATTCAAGCACGtg GGTTTAGGAGCTGTTGTGGGAGCTATATCTCGCAATCTCGCAGATCTTCAGGACCGCCAGGGAAGCTACTTATCAATCTATGATGAACCTGCACTTCCTCTCCAG GATCCTGTTGTTGACTCACTAAAAGCAGCTGTTGACAGAGTAACCTACTCAACAAATTTCCTCGACTTTTTGGGCCAACATGCACTTATCATGCATGAAGAGTTACCTTCTCCCGTCGAGGAACATGTTGACGATCAGAGATACCATTTCATGTCACTTCTTCTAAACTTGGCGAACACTTTCCTTTACATggttaatacatatattattgttcCCACAGCAGATGACTACTCTATGAGCCTTGGGGCAGCAGCAACGGTGTGTGGTATTGTGATTGGGGCAATGGCAGTAGCACAGATATTTTCCTCTGTATATTTCAGTGCTTGGTCTAACAAGTCATACTTCAGACCTTTGGTATTTAGCAGCATAGttctttttattggaaatGCGATGTATGCAATGGCTTATGATCTCAACTCAATATCAATACTTTTGCTTGGTCGAGTATTTTGTGG TTTGGGTTCTGCCAGAGCAGTTAACAGACGTTACATTAGCGACTGCGTGCCACTTAAAATCCGCATGCAGGCTTCAGCAGGTTTTGTTAGTGCTAGTGCTTTGGGAATGGCATGTGGTCCTGCCCTTGCCGGGTTGCTGCAAACTAATTTCAAAATCTTCAATATCACGTTTAATCAAGATACTTTGCCTGGTTGGGTAATGACTGTGGCATGGTTGATCTATTTAGTATGGTTATGGATCTCATTTAGAGAACCTGCTCATGAGACTGAAGTCAATCATGCCCCCCCAACACAATCTAATGCTG AAAATGATAAGCTCGAGAAAGGCCTGGTACAACCATTACTTACATCGAAGGAACATGAACAAGGTGATGACGATCAAGAATGTGATGCGAGTGAAGAGGCTCCGGAGGAATCTCGTCTAGCAGCTAACTCTTTAGGATCGGCCTATAGGTTACTCACACCTTCTGTTAag GTTCAGTTGTTGATTTACTTCATGCTTAAATATGCAATGGAAATTCTACTTTCAGAATCAAGTGTAATCACAACATACTATTTTGGTTGGACAACAAGCACAGTGTCAATTTTTCTTGCCTGCCTCGGACTTACAGTTCTTCCGATTAACATTGTTGTTGGAAGTTACATAAGCAATATGTACGAGGACAG GCAAATATTACTGGCATCTGAAATTGTGGTCCTCCTGGGTATACTTTTCAGCTTCCATTTTATTGTCCCATATTCTGTTCCACAATATGTCTGCTCAGGCCTCGTCATGTTTGTGGCTGCTGAAGTATTGGAAG GGGTCAATTTATCACTTCTCTCCAGAGTAATGTCATCCAGGCTTTCTCGTGGAACCTACAATGGTGGCCTTCTGTCGACGGAAGCCGGGACACTTGCCCGAGTGATTGCCGATGCAACAATCACCCTTGCAGGTTATTTGGGGCAGAGTAGGCTCTTAAACATCACCCTCATTCCTTCCCTCGTCATTTGCATAGCATCTATTGTTGCGACATGTTGTACCTATAATTCTCTGTACTAA
- the LOC105164153 gene encoding SPX domain-containing membrane protein At4g22990 isoform X1, with translation MVAFGKKLKERQIQEWQGYYINYKLMKKRVKQYASQIEAGALDRRHVLKDFSRMLDIQIEKIVLFLLEQQGLFARRIAQLNEQQEALQEEPDISKISELREAYRAVGRDLLKLLFFVEMNGIGLRKILKKFDKRFGYKFTDYYVKTRANHPYSQLQQVFKHVGLGAVVGAISRNLADLQDRQGSYLSIYDEPALPLQDPVVDSLKAAVDRVTYSTNFLDFLGQHALIMHEELPSPVEEHVDDQRYHFMSLLLNLANTFLYMVNTYIIVPTADDYSMSLGAAATVCGIVIGAMAVAQIFSSVYFSAWSNKSYFRPLVFSSIVLFIGNAMYAMAYDLNSISILLLGRVFCGLGSARAVNRRYISDCVPLKIRMQASAGFVSASALGMACGPALAGLLQTNFKIFNITFNQDTLPGWVMTVAWLIYLVWLWISFREPAHETEVNHAPPTQSNAAENDKLEKGLVQPLLTSKEHEQGDDDQECDASEEAPEESRLAANSLGSAYRLLTPSVKVQLLIYFMLKYAMEILLSESSVITTYYFGWTTSTVSIFLACLGLTVLPINIVVGSYISNMYEDRQILLASEIVVLLGILFSFHFIVPYSVPQYVCSGLVMFVAAEVLEGVNLSLLSRVMSSRLSRGTYNGGLLSTEAGTLARVIADATITLAGYLGQSRLLNITLIPSLVICIASIVATCCTYNSLY, from the exons ATGGTTGCTTTTGGGAAAAAGTTGAAGGAAAGACAAATCCAAGAATGGCAGGG ATACTACATCAACTACAAATTAATGAAGAAAAGGGTGAAGCAATACGCTAGTCAAATTGAAGCTGGAGCACTGGATCGTCGCCATGTTCTCAAGGATTTCTCGAGAATGCTTGATATTCAG ATAGAAAAAATTGTTCTCTTTCTGTTGGAACAACAAGGACTATTCGCAAGAAGGATTGCGCAGCTGAATGAGCAACAAGAGGCTCTTCAGGAAGAGCCTGACATATCCAAAATATCTGAGCTCCGAGAAGCTTATAGGGCAGTTGGGCGGGACCTTCTAaagcttttgttttttgttgaaatgaaTGGCATTGGTCTGCGAAAGATCCTTAAGAAGTTTGATAAGCGGTTTGGCTACAAATTCACTGATTACTATGTCAAAACTCGTGCAAATCATCCTTATTCCCAGCTTCAGCAAGTATTCAAGCACGtg GGTTTAGGAGCTGTTGTGGGAGCTATATCTCGCAATCTCGCAGATCTTCAGGACCGCCAGGGAAGCTACTTATCAATCTATGATGAACCTGCACTTCCTCTCCAG GATCCTGTTGTTGACTCACTAAAAGCAGCTGTTGACAGAGTAACCTACTCAACAAATTTCCTCGACTTTTTGGGCCAACATGCACTTATCATGCATGAAGAGTTACCTTCTCCCGTCGAGGAACATGTTGACGATCAGAGATACCATTTCATGTCACTTCTTCTAAACTTGGCGAACACTTTCCTTTACATggttaatacatatattattgttcCCACAGCAGATGACTACTCTATGAGCCTTGGGGCAGCAGCAACGGTGTGTGGTATTGTGATTGGGGCAATGGCAGTAGCACAGATATTTTCCTCTGTATATTTCAGTGCTTGGTCTAACAAGTCATACTTCAGACCTTTGGTATTTAGCAGCATAGttctttttattggaaatGCGATGTATGCAATGGCTTATGATCTCAACTCAATATCAATACTTTTGCTTGGTCGAGTATTTTGTGG TTTGGGTTCTGCCAGAGCAGTTAACAGACGTTACATTAGCGACTGCGTGCCACTTAAAATCCGCATGCAGGCTTCAGCAGGTTTTGTTAGTGCTAGTGCTTTGGGAATGGCATGTGGTCCTGCCCTTGCCGGGTTGCTGCAAACTAATTTCAAAATCTTCAATATCACGTTTAATCAAGATACTTTGCCTGGTTGGGTAATGACTGTGGCATGGTTGATCTATTTAGTATGGTTATGGATCTCATTTAGAGAACCTGCTCATGAGACTGAAGTCAATCATGCCCCCCCAACACAATCTAATGCTG CAGAAAATGATAAGCTCGAGAAAGGCCTGGTACAACCATTACTTACATCGAAGGAACATGAACAAGGTGATGACGATCAAGAATGTGATGCGAGTGAAGAGGCTCCGGAGGAATCTCGTCTAGCAGCTAACTCTTTAGGATCGGCCTATAGGTTACTCACACCTTCTGTTAag GTTCAGTTGTTGATTTACTTCATGCTTAAATATGCAATGGAAATTCTACTTTCAGAATCAAGTGTAATCACAACATACTATTTTGGTTGGACAACAAGCACAGTGTCAATTTTTCTTGCCTGCCTCGGACTTACAGTTCTTCCGATTAACATTGTTGTTGGAAGTTACATAAGCAATATGTACGAGGACAG GCAAATATTACTGGCATCTGAAATTGTGGTCCTCCTGGGTATACTTTTCAGCTTCCATTTTATTGTCCCATATTCTGTTCCACAATATGTCTGCTCAGGCCTCGTCATGTTTGTGGCTGCTGAAGTATTGGAAG GGGTCAATTTATCACTTCTCTCCAGAGTAATGTCATCCAGGCTTTCTCGTGGAACCTACAATGGTGGCCTTCTGTCGACGGAAGCCGGGACACTTGCCCGAGTGATTGCCGATGCAACAATCACCCTTGCAGGTTATTTGGGGCAGAGTAGGCTCTTAAACATCACCCTCATTCCTTCCCTCGTCATTTGCATAGCATCTATTGTTGCGACATGTTGTACCTATAATTCTCTGTACTAA